In Chitinophaga sp. HK235, a single window of DNA contains:
- a CDS encoding McrB family protein: METKTKYYCVGFQWTEGSQLDRFLKDGIWENGDEEKFQHTVNEVPVGARLAAKTTYTRKDNGKTISVLHIYALGTVTENKNDGQRLIVNWDKDFKPFSLDGRGAYRSIITSVVDSDNIRLIFNRDGIMSQTTGNEEPALSFDPEDLTDEFPANLILYGPPGTGKTYHTINKAVAIADGIKEKRLFKRFSNRNELKDRFDELLIDDWDSPENGQIAFVTFHQSMSYEDFVEGVKATLNDKREVAYDVESGILKKIADLALSNWLNARKGTKGELLFEEAFSRLRDEWDENPSMKFSMKTEGKEFTVTEFTKSSIKFKKASGGTKHTLSISTLRDYYYNRREIRVTGVGIYYPGVLEKLKSFVGTNSEQKEKKNYVLVIDEINRGNIAQIFGELITLIEDDKRIGRKESIVVTLPYSKERFTLPPNLYIVGTMNTADRSVEALDTALRRRFVFEEMSPEPSLLKPERVLWQFWWDNEKYTWDNKEYIEKETPFYKLLGFPEEKNNEKEKEAYWGPMRQENAPAESQIKYLIGLVESFENGVNLSLLLDTINKRIERLLGRDYMIGHAYLINVRSIADLKTAFFNKIIPLLQEYFYRDHGRIGLVIGTAFLHSVSQGGIDLIKVPGYDINELNDGTIYHIKGANDFDSDEVFIAAIKNIYEPK, from the coding sequence ATGGAGACTAAAACCAAATACTACTGCGTCGGATTTCAGTGGACTGAAGGAAGCCAACTAGACCGCTTTTTAAAAGATGGGATTTGGGAAAACGGCGATGAAGAAAAATTTCAGCATACGGTTAATGAAGTGCCTGTTGGTGCCCGATTGGCAGCAAAGACTACCTATACCCGTAAAGATAACGGTAAAACTATATCGGTATTACATATATATGCTTTAGGAACTGTTACAGAGAATAAAAATGATGGACAAAGGTTAATCGTTAATTGGGACAAAGACTTCAAGCCCTTTTCTCTTGATGGCCGGGGAGCCTATCGCTCGATTATTACCAGTGTTGTCGATAGTGATAACATTAGGCTCATTTTTAACAGAGATGGTATTATGAGCCAGACTACTGGTAATGAGGAACCTGCTTTATCTTTCGATCCGGAGGATCTGACAGATGAATTTCCTGCTAACCTCATTCTCTATGGCCCACCGGGAACAGGAAAAACTTATCATACTATTAATAAGGCTGTGGCTATTGCTGATGGTATTAAAGAAAAACGTCTTTTTAAACGATTCAGTAATAGAAATGAATTAAAAGACAGATTTGATGAACTGTTGATTGATGACTGGGATAGTCCGGAAAATGGACAAATTGCTTTCGTTACCTTTCATCAAAGCATGAGCTATGAAGATTTCGTTGAAGGTGTAAAGGCTACATTGAATGATAAAAGAGAGGTGGCCTATGACGTAGAATCAGGTATCCTGAAGAAAATAGCCGATCTGGCTTTGAGTAACTGGCTGAATGCGCGAAAGGGAACAAAGGGTGAGCTGTTATTTGAAGAGGCATTTAGTCGGCTGCGGGATGAATGGGATGAAAATCCATCGATGAAGTTTAGCATGAAAACAGAGGGGAAGGAATTTACAGTAACTGAGTTTACTAAATCTTCCATCAAGTTTAAGAAAGCAAGTGGTGGGACCAAACATACCCTGAGTATTAGCACACTCAGGGACTATTACTACAATAGAAGGGAAATCAGAGTCACAGGGGTGGGTATCTATTATCCCGGAGTACTGGAAAAGCTGAAATCTTTTGTTGGTACAAATTCTGAACAAAAGGAGAAAAAAAATTATGTGCTGGTTATTGATGAGATCAACAGGGGAAATATCGCACAAATCTTTGGTGAATTGATTACCCTGATTGAAGACGATAAGCGTATAGGGAGGAAGGAAAGTATAGTGGTAACACTTCCTTATAGTAAAGAAAGATTCACACTACCTCCCAATCTGTATATTGTTGGTACCATGAATACTGCAGACCGTAGTGTTGAAGCACTGGATACTGCTCTTAGACGCCGTTTTGTGTTCGAGGAAATGTCGCCTGAACCATCGTTGTTAAAACCAGAAAGAGTACTCTGGCAGTTTTGGTGGGATAATGAAAAATACACCTGGGATAATAAGGAGTATATAGAAAAGGAAACCCCATTTTATAAATTGCTTGGGTTTCCGGAAGAAAAGAACAATGAAAAAGAAAAGGAAGCCTATTGGGGACCTATGCGTCAGGAAAATGCTCCTGCAGAATCTCAGATTAAATACCTGATTGGTTTAGTGGAGAGCTTTGAAAATGGAGTCAATCTGAGTTTGTTATTGGATACTATCAACAAACGCATTGAAAGGTTGCTGGGAAGGGATTATATGATTGGGCATGCTTATCTGATCAATGTCCGTTCTATAGCAGATTTAAAGACCGCTTTTTTCAATAAGATAATACCATTGTTACAGGAGTACTTTTATAGAGATCATGGTCGCATCGGTTTGGTAATCGGTACAGCATTTCTACATTCGGTATCCCAAGGTGGCATTGATCTAATAAAGGTGCCAGGTTATGATATAAATGAACTAAACGACGGAACTATTTACCATATTAAGGGCGCTAATGATTTTGATAGCGATGAAGTGTTTATAGCGGCAATAAAAAATATTTATGAACCCAAATAA
- a CDS encoding S41 family peptidase: MKRILFLLLFAHQCWAQSSANAVRPSKHSVDSMVIYNRQLRPDEMKQDLQLFLDIQKKANSGLYRYHTKSQVDSIYKWAFTAARKPMSTLDFYKIILQLTDFEGSCHNYTEPQAELVGYLNRQRGFFPFALKYIDGKMIFNSKTAQIPVGARVLSVNGVSDRQLMQSFYKYMTADGFTKTQKQAGSVNRSFGLRYLYEYGVKDSFVIRFTAPGATQPQTVTVPAVSLDERNASLLLRHSAPVDSVINYKVQPSYSFRMVNPSTGLLNLRIFTMADDENDPRFPVYVSFIDSVFRVLANNNIPNLILDIRGNPGGSDPTFEQPMMYLTDSSFLENTTAYNIFGNDLPYEKYFWGVSTATRLDSASKAQGKLMLKDYFPSFEHGKSMQNAKYNPVYHPKSPGFKGKLYLLIDEDVASAASHLASLVKAYARNVTIVGVETVGGYYGHNGHMGLIYELPHSKLKTKFSIVYVIQDAPVKPDQPEGRGIIPDHTVWPSFDDFMQNRDTQMEYVLKLISGKS; the protein is encoded by the coding sequence ATGAAAAGAATATTATTTTTATTGCTGTTCGCACACCAGTGCTGGGCTCAGTCATCTGCTAATGCAGTCCGGCCGTCCAAACACTCTGTCGACAGCATGGTCATCTACAACAGGCAACTTCGTCCTGATGAAATGAAACAGGATCTGCAGTTGTTCCTGGATATCCAAAAAAAAGCCAACTCCGGTCTGTATCGCTATCACACAAAAAGTCAGGTAGACAGCATTTACAAATGGGCTTTCACGGCGGCACGCAAGCCCATGTCCACGCTGGACTTTTACAAGATCATCCTGCAGCTTACCGATTTTGAAGGAAGCTGCCATAACTATACAGAGCCGCAGGCAGAACTTGTAGGTTATCTCAACCGGCAGCGCGGCTTCTTTCCTTTCGCCCTCAAATACATTGACGGCAAGATGATCTTTAACAGTAAAACAGCCCAGATTCCTGTAGGGGCAAGGGTGTTGAGCGTTAATGGGGTGTCTGACAGGCAGTTGATGCAGTCCTTTTATAAATACATGACGGCGGATGGCTTCACAAAAACACAGAAACAGGCAGGCAGCGTAAACAGGAGCTTCGGGCTGCGTTACCTGTATGAGTACGGCGTCAAGGACAGCTTTGTGATCCGGTTTACAGCACCGGGCGCTACCCAGCCACAAACGGTGACAGTACCCGCAGTATCACTGGACGAACGGAATGCCAGCCTGTTATTGCGCCACAGTGCACCGGTAGATAGCGTGATCAATTACAAGGTACAACCTAGCTACAGCTTCAGGATGGTGAACCCTTCCACTGGCCTGCTGAACCTGCGGATATTCACTATGGCCGACGATGAGAATGATCCGAGGTTCCCTGTGTATGTATCTTTTATCGACAGTGTGTTCAGGGTGCTTGCTAATAATAATATACCTAACCTCATCCTCGATATCCGTGGTAACCCCGGCGGCAGCGATCCTACCTTTGAGCAGCCGATGATGTACTTGACAGATTCCAGTTTCCTGGAGAACACAACAGCCTATAATATCTTTGGCAACGACCTCCCGTACGAGAAGTATTTCTGGGGCGTATCCACCGCAACCAGATTGGATTCGGCATCCAAAGCCCAGGGAAAGCTGATGCTGAAAGATTATTTCCCCTCGTTCGAGCATGGCAAAAGTATGCAGAACGCTAAGTACAATCCTGTTTATCATCCTAAAAGCCCTGGTTTCAAAGGGAAGTTGTATTTACTTATTGACGAAGATGTGGCCTCTGCAGCATCGCACCTGGCCTCTCTTGTAAAGGCCTATGCACGCAATGTCACTATCGTGGGCGTAGAGACTGTTGGGGGATATTATGGCCATAACGGACATATGGGCTTGATATATGAGCTTCCTCATTCAAAGCTAAAGACGAAGTTCTCTATCGTGTATGTGATACAGGATGCACCCGTGAAGCCCGATCAGCCGGAGGGTAGGGGCATTATCCCAGACCATACTGTGTGGCCGTCTTTTGACGACTTTATGCAGAACCGCGACACGCAAATGGAATATGTGCTGAAGCTGATCAGCGGGAAGAGTTGA
- a CDS encoding PSD1 and planctomycete cytochrome C domain-containing protein produces the protein MLHRYVKVAVGILTVFTACNGHVQQQTAEVMPDTVDYNFHIRPILSDRCFACHGPDANKREAGLRLDIADSAYKALKETPGVHALVPGNPLASAVYQRISTTDTAMRMPPPSTNITLSPFEVKLIEKWIRQGARYKPHWAFVAPAAPALPDAGTSKWARNEIDLFTFSRMKEKGLSPNPPADHERLLKRLCLDLTGLPPSLDRMVRFAKDTSEKGYESMVDELLADSAYGEKMAVHWMDVARYADSHGYQDDNYRSMWPWRDWVIHAFNSNLPYKDFITWQLAGDMIPNASREQLLASGFNRNHKITEEGGVIDEEYRIEYVTDRTNTFGKSLLGITIECAHCHDHKYDPFSQKEYYELFAFFNNVKEVGLESTVGGPETYAKKPYMEITREDLNGILHFINKQDTNRLIVSVMGERDTVRKTYILGRGNYDNPTIEVTPGTPHSVLPFNTSAYPSTRLGLAGWLFDKKNPLTARVYVNQLWQEVFGRGIVKSTGDFGMQGDLPSDPRLLDWLSVDFMQHGWNIKRLMKQLVMSATYRQSASLPKEKLQTDPENIYLSRGARFRLPAETVRDLVLATSGLLVKKIGGPSVKPYQPKGLWEMATSGRGQLSTYRQDHGESLYRRGLYTFIKRTVPPPSMMIFDASNRDQCEIKRSVTNTPLQALAMLNDPTVLEAARVLASRLLQQGGNTDRNIQQAFRMIVCRTPQPQEVSILSKYYGQQQDFYKKQPAQAARLLHHGESAMAENLDQASWAAMMQVITTIYNLEETLSKT, from the coding sequence ATGCTCCACCGTTATGTAAAAGTTGCCGTTGGCATACTCACCGTTTTTACAGCCTGCAACGGGCATGTGCAACAACAGACAGCAGAAGTGATGCCCGATACCGTGGATTATAATTTCCACATCCGGCCGATCCTATCGGACAGGTGCTTTGCCTGCCATGGTCCGGACGCCAACAAACGCGAAGCCGGCCTGCGACTGGACATTGCTGACAGCGCCTATAAAGCACTGAAGGAAACACCCGGCGTGCACGCATTGGTGCCCGGCAACCCACTGGCATCTGCAGTATATCAACGTATCAGCACCACTGATACTGCTATGCGTATGCCGCCGCCCTCCACCAACATTACGCTTAGTCCATTTGAGGTCAAACTGATCGAAAAATGGATCAGACAAGGCGCCAGGTACAAACCTCACTGGGCATTTGTGGCCCCGGCTGCCCCAGCCCTGCCGGACGCAGGGACCAGCAAATGGGCACGTAATGAAATCGATCTGTTTACATTCTCCCGGATGAAAGAAAAGGGACTCTCTCCCAATCCTCCGGCTGATCATGAGCGGCTGTTAAAACGTCTCTGTCTCGACCTTACCGGTTTACCACCCTCCCTGGACCGCATGGTGCGTTTCGCCAAAGATACCAGCGAGAAAGGTTATGAAAGTATGGTGGATGAACTGCTGGCAGATAGCGCTTACGGTGAAAAAATGGCCGTTCACTGGATGGACGTAGCCCGCTATGCAGACTCACATGGTTACCAGGACGACAACTACCGCAGCATGTGGCCCTGGCGGGATTGGGTTATCCATGCGTTTAACAGCAATCTCCCTTACAAGGATTTCATCACCTGGCAGCTTGCAGGAGACATGATACCCAATGCCTCCCGTGAACAACTGCTCGCATCGGGCTTTAACCGCAATCATAAAATAACCGAAGAAGGGGGCGTAATAGATGAAGAATATCGCATTGAATACGTTACAGACCGTACCAACACATTTGGCAAAAGTTTGCTGGGCATTACCATCGAATGTGCTCATTGCCATGATCACAAATATGATCCCTTCTCACAAAAAGAATATTACGAGCTGTTCGCTTTCTTTAACAATGTAAAGGAAGTAGGGCTGGAATCCACCGTAGGCGGCCCTGAAACCTATGCTAAGAAGCCTTACATGGAGATCACCCGCGAAGATCTCAATGGCATATTGCACTTTATCAACAAACAGGATACGAACAGGCTGATCGTTTCTGTGATGGGAGAAAGAGATACCGTACGAAAAACGTATATACTTGGCCGTGGTAATTATGATAACCCGACAATTGAAGTAACACCCGGCACACCTCATTCAGTCCTCCCGTTCAATACAAGCGCCTACCCTTCTACCCGTCTCGGCCTGGCCGGATGGTTGTTCGATAAAAAGAACCCACTGACCGCACGCGTTTACGTCAATCAGCTATGGCAGGAAGTTTTCGGCCGCGGCATTGTGAAAAGTACCGGTGACTTCGGCATGCAGGGCGACCTTCCAAGTGATCCCCGGTTGCTCGACTGGCTCTCAGTGGACTTTATGCAGCATGGATGGAATATCAAACGGCTGATGAAACAACTGGTGATGTCTGCCACCTACCGGCAATCGGCTTCATTACCAAAAGAAAAACTGCAGACAGACCCGGAAAACATTTACCTCTCCCGGGGGGCGCGCTTCCGCCTTCCCGCAGAAACCGTGCGCGATCTTGTGCTGGCAACCAGCGGATTACTGGTGAAAAAAATTGGCGGCCCTAGTGTAAAGCCTTACCAACCCAAAGGCCTGTGGGAAATGGCCACTTCCGGCAGAGGTCAGCTTAGCACCTACCGGCAGGACCATGGCGAAAGCCTTTATCGTCGCGGACTTTATACATTCATCAAAAGAACAGTGCCCCCACCATCGATGATGATTTTTGATGCAAGTAACCGGGATCAATGCGAGATAAAACGTTCCGTTACCAATACACCCCTGCAGGCACTTGCCATGCTGAATGACCCGACAGTGCTGGAAGCAGCCAGGGTACTTGCTTCCAGGCTCCTGCAACAGGGTGGTAACACGGACAGGAATATTCAACAGGCCTTCCGTATGATCGTATGCCGTACACCACAACCGCAGGAGGTGAGCATCCTGTCGAAATACTACGGGCAACAACAGGACTTTTACAAAAAACAGCCGGCGCAGGCAGCCAGATTGCTGCACCACGGAGAATCGGCCATGGCAGAAAACCTCGACCAGGCTTCATGGGCAGCCATGATGCAGGTGATCACCACTATTTACAACCTGGAAGAAACACTGTCCAAAACATAG
- a CDS encoding DUF1501 domain-containing protein, which produces MKNEFIERHLNMNRRKFLSGLSMGIGSVALGSLLIPDLFGKSSESEAPFIPGMPHFAPKAKRIIYLFQNGAPSQLESFDYKPKLREMMGQELPPSIRMGQRLTGMTAGQTSFPLVGSYFDFRQYGESRAWISDLFPHTASIVDDICIVKSMFTEAINHDPALTFFQTGAQQGNRASFGSWMSYGLGSENKNLPAFCVLLSRGKGNGQGVYSKLWSNGFLDSIHQGVQFSSGDSPVLYLNNPEGIDPANRRQMLDQLAALNDRSYREFGDPEITTKIQQYEMAYRMQTAVPELTDLSKEPDDIIKLYGPDCLTPGTFAANCLLARKLSESGVRFIQLYHQGWDQHGNLPNEMAGQARDADRASAALITDLKQRGLLDETLVIWGGEFGRTNYCQGKMTAENYGRDHHPRCFSIWMAGGGVKPGIVYGETDEFGYNIIKDPVHVHDFHATVLHLMGLDHERLTFKHQGRRYRLTDVAGKVIPGLMA; this is translated from the coding sequence ATGAAAAATGAATTTATAGAGCGGCACCTGAACATGAATCGTCGTAAATTCCTGTCAGGGCTCAGCATGGGTATAGGCAGCGTGGCATTGGGTTCCCTGCTGATACCGGACCTCTTCGGGAAGAGCAGTGAAAGTGAAGCGCCCTTCATACCTGGCATGCCACACTTTGCTCCCAAAGCAAAACGCATCATCTACCTGTTCCAGAACGGCGCCCCCTCCCAGCTGGAAAGTTTTGACTATAAACCGAAACTCCGCGAGATGATGGGGCAGGAACTGCCTCCTTCCATACGCATGGGTCAACGCCTGACCGGCATGACTGCCGGACAGACTTCCTTTCCGCTGGTCGGATCTTATTTCGACTTCCGGCAATACGGAGAATCCCGCGCATGGATCAGTGATCTTTTCCCCCACACTGCCAGTATCGTAGATGATATTTGTATTGTAAAATCGATGTTCACCGAGGCCATCAACCATGACCCTGCACTCACCTTCTTTCAGACAGGCGCACAGCAGGGAAACCGTGCCAGTTTCGGCTCCTGGATGAGTTATGGACTGGGCAGCGAAAATAAAAACCTGCCTGCCTTCTGTGTATTACTGTCACGCGGCAAAGGAAACGGACAAGGCGTGTATTCCAAATTATGGTCCAACGGCTTCCTGGACAGTATACACCAGGGCGTACAGTTCAGCAGCGGCGATAGCCCCGTACTATACCTCAATAATCCTGAAGGTATCGATCCTGCCAACCGCCGTCAGATGCTGGACCAGCTGGCAGCTCTCAACGACCGCTCCTACAGGGAATTTGGCGATCCTGAGATCACCACCAAAATACAGCAGTACGAAATGGCCTACCGCATGCAAACAGCTGTTCCCGAGCTCACCGATCTTTCCAAAGAACCTGACGACATCATAAAGTTGTATGGCCCTGATTGTCTGACACCAGGCACATTTGCCGCCAACTGCCTGCTGGCCAGAAAACTGTCTGAAAGCGGTGTACGGTTCATCCAGTTGTACCACCAGGGATGGGACCAACACGGTAATCTCCCCAATGAAATGGCCGGACAAGCCAGAGACGCAGACCGTGCCTCCGCCGCACTGATCACTGATCTCAAACAACGCGGCCTGCTCGATGAAACCCTCGTGATATGGGGTGGCGAGTTTGGCCGTACCAACTATTGTCAGGGCAAAATGACCGCTGAGAACTACGGTCGCGACCACCATCCACGCTGCTTTTCCATCTGGATGGCCGGTGGCGGCGTAAAACCCGGCATCGTTTACGGAGAAACCGACGAGTTTGGATACAACATCATCAAAGATCCGGTCCATGTACACGATTTTCATGCTACCGTACTGCATTTGATGGGGCTGGACCACGAAAGACTGACATTTAAACACCAGGGCCGCCGCTACCGGCTTACAGACGTAGCAGGAAAAGTAATCCCCGGCTTAATGGCCTGA
- a CDS encoding 6-bladed beta-propeller — translation MERRKFIQAATLSAASFYISRDLFARPKSPVYGHNQMRYTLDTRWGTLNSSRFPVKDCHEMVQDTKGRIILLTNETKNNVLVYNKSGKLLDNWGHEFPGAHGLTLADENGETFLFITDTEKHQVYKTTMDGRIVMTIDTPMESGVYKKKEEFVPTETTVTANGDFYIADGYGAQYVAHYDRTGKLLNIFGGRGEGDAHLDNAHGICVDSRQGTPTLLVTDRTRNCFKRFSMSGQLLEVIPLPGACVCRPVIKGDHLYAAVLRSPDMNLSGSGFVTILDKDNKVVSNIGGTAPVYVNNQLQPMRQAEKIFVHPHDVCVDNDENLYVAQWSSGKVYPYKLRRV, via the coding sequence ATGGAAAGAAGAAAATTCATACAGGCGGCGACGTTATCTGCCGCATCCTTTTATATCTCGCGTGATCTTTTTGCCCGCCCCAAATCACCGGTTTACGGCCATAACCAAATGCGCTATACACTGGACACCAGGTGGGGAACCCTCAACAGCAGCCGCTTCCCGGTAAAAGACTGTCATGAAATGGTGCAGGATACAAAAGGTCGCATTATCCTCCTTACCAACGAAACCAAAAATAACGTGCTGGTTTATAACAAATCCGGCAAATTACTCGATAACTGGGGCCATGAATTCCCCGGTGCCCACGGCCTTACACTGGCCGATGAAAATGGCGAAACATTTCTCTTCATTACAGACACAGAAAAACATCAGGTCTATAAAACGACGATGGATGGCAGGATTGTAATGACCATCGATACCCCGATGGAAAGCGGTGTCTATAAAAAGAAAGAAGAGTTTGTTCCAACAGAAACAACCGTAACAGCAAATGGCGACTTCTACATCGCCGATGGCTATGGAGCTCAGTATGTAGCTCACTACGACCGTACCGGCAAGTTGCTGAATATTTTCGGTGGACGTGGCGAAGGCGATGCACACCTCGACAATGCCCACGGCATTTGCGTAGACAGCCGCCAGGGAACTCCTACCCTGCTGGTAACAGATAGGACCCGCAACTGCTTTAAACGTTTCAGTATGAGTGGACAGCTGCTGGAAGTGATACCACTGCCCGGTGCCTGCGTATGCCGGCCGGTAATAAAAGGCGATCACCTGTATGCGGCAGTGTTGAGATCACCGGATATGAACCTCAGTGGCAGCGGATTTGTGACCATTCTTGATAAAGACAATAAAGTGGTGTCCAACATCGGTGGTACTGCTCCCGTATATGTCAACAACCAGCTGCAACCCATGCGCCAGGCAGAGAAGATCTTCGTTCATCCCCACGATGTATGCGTGGACAATGACGAAAACCTGTATGTTGCGCAATGGAGCTCCGGTAAAGTATACCCTTATAAACTCAGGAGGGTATAA
- a CDS encoding c-type cytochrome domain-containing protein → MKWNFNKWQKTGSYLLFACNIFVLFLLAAGSRVIVPAWLQVAGRMHPLLLHFPIVLLIIGTLLTFIRLHDPAAARWKIQLTAALLLAGALSAAVTVIMGLFLSREEGYTAQGDLFWHQWGGVLVLWAASASYWLRASAREWLPKSFAITTTALLMLTGHLGADITHGDNFVFAPVMPASQGPDVPLEKALVYEHIVKPILQEKCMSCHNAGKAKGGLSMEQADKLLSGGRSGKLLVPGNPASSLLMTRLHLASEDKKHMPPAGKPQLTLEETALLYYWIKGGADLKKKVAELPAHDSLRLLAETRLQPVTAKEPVYDFAAADEKLIHQLNNNYRVLYPVATNAAPLVANWYNKDKFTITSVKELLPVKEQLIEMHLQKMPVSDADLEMLSQFRQLRVLNLSFTNITGKTLSVLAKLPHLQSLSLSGTPVTLLHLTTLKTAPALKTLYVWNTSLSKADLQQAQKTFSHVTLVKGFTNDNGEQLKLSQPVLLNTVAVFKANMWLLLKHPVRGVEIRYTTDGTPPDSVHSPVFKDSILLTENTTVRAIACKPGWYASDPVQFSFGKTTYRPDSIILLNQPEGSYTGNGAGTLTDGQKGGMDYNNGKWLGYSNKTLEAELLFRQAVPLKAVSISTFRNIGAFIFPPQKIEIWGGPDRHHLRLLKRITPEQGKKDDPNMPVTYDCSFAPVQVSCVKIMLTPVASLPAWHPGKGKHGWVFVDELMFN, encoded by the coding sequence ATGAAGTGGAATTTTAACAAGTGGCAAAAAACGGGTAGTTATCTGCTGTTTGCCTGCAATATTTTCGTACTGTTTCTGCTCGCAGCCGGCTCCAGGGTGATAGTGCCTGCCTGGCTTCAGGTGGCAGGACGTATGCATCCCCTGTTGCTGCATTTCCCGATTGTGCTGTTGATCATCGGCACCCTGCTGACATTTATCCGTTTGCATGATCCCGCGGCCGCCAGGTGGAAAATACAGCTGACTGCCGCCCTGTTGCTGGCGGGCGCACTCAGTGCAGCCGTGACCGTTATTATGGGCCTGTTTCTCAGCCGGGAAGAAGGTTATACGGCCCAGGGAGATCTCTTCTGGCATCAATGGGGTGGCGTACTGGTATTGTGGGCCGCATCTGCCTCTTATTGGCTGAGAGCCTCCGCCAGAGAATGGCTGCCAAAATCCTTTGCGATCACCACCACAGCGCTGCTGATGCTTACCGGACACCTGGGCGCTGATATTACCCATGGCGACAACTTCGTGTTCGCCCCTGTAATGCCTGCATCACAGGGGCCTGATGTTCCATTGGAGAAGGCACTGGTATACGAACATATAGTAAAACCCATATTGCAGGAGAAATGCATGAGCTGTCACAATGCAGGCAAGGCCAAAGGTGGTCTGTCTATGGAACAGGCAGACAAGCTATTGTCCGGAGGTCGCAGCGGCAAGCTGTTGGTCCCTGGCAATCCTGCATCCAGTCTCCTGATGACAAGGCTGCATCTTGCCTCCGAAGACAAAAAACATATGCCTCCCGCAGGCAAACCACAGCTTACGCTAGAAGAAACGGCTTTGCTGTACTATTGGATCAAAGGAGGTGCAGACCTTAAAAAAAAGGTAGCTGAATTGCCTGCGCACGACAGTCTCCGTCTGCTGGCCGAAACCCGCCTGCAGCCTGTGACCGCAAAGGAACCAGTATATGATTTCGCCGCGGCAGATGAAAAACTCATTCATCAGTTGAACAACAACTACCGTGTACTCTATCCCGTAGCCACGAATGCCGCGCCACTCGTGGCAAACTGGTATAACAAGGATAAGTTCACCATCACGTCTGTAAAGGAACTGCTGCCTGTTAAAGAACAACTGATAGAAATGCACCTGCAAAAGATGCCTGTTTCCGATGCAGACCTCGAAATGCTATCGCAGTTCCGTCAACTGCGGGTACTTAACCTGAGCTTTACCAATATCACCGGGAAAACGCTGTCAGTACTTGCCAAACTTCCACACCTGCAAAGTCTTTCATTGTCAGGCACCCCTGTCACACTCCTTCATCTCACCACGTTGAAAACAGCGCCAGCCTTAAAAACGTTGTATGTATGGAACACTTCTCTGTCGAAGGCCGATCTTCAGCAGGCACAGAAAACTTTCAGTCATGTAACACTGGTAAAAGGCTTTACCAATGATAACGGGGAACAGCTAAAACTCAGCCAACCTGTATTACTCAATACAGTCGCGGTATTCAAAGCCAATATGTGGCTGTTGCTGAAACATCCGGTAAGAGGCGTGGAAATACGTTATACCACAGATGGCACACCACCCGACAGCGTACATTCCCCTGTATTTAAAGACAGTATTTTACTGACAGAGAATACCACTGTCCGCGCCATAGCCTGCAAACCAGGCTGGTATGCCAGTGACCCTGTCCAGTTTTCATTCGGTAAAACTACTTACCGGCCAGACAGCATCATACTGCTGAATCAGCCGGAGGGATCATATACCGGCAATGGCGCCGGTACCCTGACCGACGGACAAAAAGGAGGCATGGACTACAACAACGGCAAATGGCTGGGCTATTCCAACAAAACACTGGAAGCAGAACTGCTGTTCCGGCAGGCAGTACCTTTAAAAGCTGTATCCATCAGTACCTTCAGGAATATTGGCGCATTTATTTTTCCACCACAGAAAATTGAAATATGGGGAGGGCCAGACAGACATCATCTCCGCTTGCTGAAAAGAATCACCCCTGAACAAGGAAAGAAGGATGATCCCAATATGCCCGTTACCTACGACTGTAGCTTTGCTCCAGTACAAGTGTCCTGTGTCAAAATTATGCTAACACCGGTGGCCAGCTTGCCTGCATGGCATCCGGGAAAAGGGAAACACGGATGGGTATTTGTAGATGAGCTGATGTTTAACTAG